GGAAAAGATTTATATGACTAATTTAGAGACAACGTGGACAAACAAACTCAAAAAGTCTCCCTTATTTAATATGTCTTTGAGCTCTAAAGAATTATTCCATAGCAATTTCCTCGCATGGTTATGTGACATATGTCCTGAATCAATGAGTATTTTCTTTTGTCAAAATTTAGATATTCCCTATGCTAATATAAAAAATATAAAAAGAGAAAAATCAAATATAGATATATCATTTGAACTAGGGAATGTATTGATAATTATAGAAAATAAAGTCAAAAGTATTTCCTACATAGAACAATTAAGAAAATATGAACAATATAGTTCTCAAAAGTTGGGATCAGATCTCAAGGAAAAAAAATATATTTTATTAACACTAAAAACATCAGAACTAGACAAAGATCAATTAAAGCCATGGATTCCTATACAATATTTGGATCTAGTAGGATATATGGAAACACTACTGGAAGAAAATAGGATAAAAAACAATTATCACGCACTCATTATTAATGATTATTGTCAATTTATCAGAATTTTAGATCATGAAATAGTTGATAAAATGTATATAGATGAAGTACATGGAAATTATATTAATCTAGCAAATTTATATGACAAAAATACTCAGGAAAATGATTTTTTGTTAAAGTTGAATGACATTAAAATGCATGATTTTTTTCAAAAAGGACTGTTTGAAAATTTTGCAAAGAAAGTATATGATCAATTAAAAGACTCTTTAAAAGATGTTAATATTTTATATGGGGAAAATACTGAAAACCTACTAAATACAATCAGTATTTATTCTGGACTAACAAGGTCACAGGGCCTGTTAGATATCAAATATAGTATCAATGATAAATTAACTATCGGAATACAGATACAAGGTGTACAATATAGGCATCAGCTAGAAGGATCATCCTCAGATCTCGTGACGAAGAATGCAATAGATCTCAAAGAAAAAAATAAATGGTTTCATTTTGAGAATATATATGATAGAGAAATTTATCCAAAATCAGACGAAAAAGACTTTAACCAATTTAAGTCGACAAACCATTTATTTTTATATAGATCAGTTAAAATATTAGGACTTAATAATCAGGAACTTCTT
Above is a window of Clostridia bacterium DNA encoding:
- a CDS encoding PD-(D/E)XK nuclease family protein, which translates into the protein MTNLETTWTNKLKKSPLFNMSLSSKELFHSNFLAWLCDICPESMSIFFCQNLDIPYANIKNIKREKSNIDISFELGNVLIIIENKVKSISYIEQLRKYEQYSSQKLGSDLKEKKYILLTLKTSELDKDQLKPWIPIQYLDLVGYMETLLEENRIKNNYHALIINDYCQFIRILDHEIVDKMYIDEVHGNYINLANLYDKNTQENDFLLKLNDIKMHDFFQKGLFENFAKKVYDQLKDSLKDVNILYGENTENLLNTISIYSGLTRSQGLLDIKYSINDKLTIGIQIQGVQYRHQLEGSSSDLVTKNAIDLKEKNKWFHFENIYDREIYPKSDEKDFNQFKSTNHLFLYRSVKILGLNNQELLELIKKDVQKMLYIKKKDLI